The DNA sequence CCCGAGACCCGGCTGCGGATCGAACGGGCGATGGCCGAGTTAGGGTTCCGCCGCAACGTCGTCGCCCGGGCCCTGGCCAGTCGACGTACCCAGATCATCGCCCTGGTGTATCCGGCCCTCGAGCACCGGCTGGGGGGATCCGTGATGGAGTTCATCACCAGCGCCGCGCGGGCGGCCAGGTATGCCGACTACCACCTGGTGGTGTGGCCGGTCAGCAACGACGGCAGCGAGCTCACAGCCCTGGTCGGCCAGAAACTCGTCGACGGGGTGCTCCTGATGGAGGTGCAGCTCGACGATCCCCGGGTCAGCGCCCTGCGCGGGCTGGACATCCCGTTCGCGCTGATCGGACGTACCCGTGACGTGACCGGGCTGCACTATGTGGACATCGACTTCGACTTGTCGTTGAGGATGGCCATGGACCACCTGGCGGAACTCGGGCACCAACGCATCGTGCTGATCAACGGCAGCGAGGACGAGGTCAGCTTCGCCGACTATGGACCGTACGTCCGGTCCGAGGCGGCCTATCGTGACCTGG is a window from the Microlunatus panaciterrae genome containing:
- a CDS encoding LacI family DNA-binding transcriptional regulator, with the translated sequence MATTMREVAQAAGVSIATVSYVVNDSKRVAPETRLRIERAMAELGFRRNVVARALASRRTQIIALVYPALEHRLGGSVMEFITSAARAARYADYHLVVWPVSNDGSELTALVGQKLVDGVLLMEVQLDDPRVSALRGLDIPFALIGRTRDVTGLHYVDIDFDLSLRMAMDHLAELGHQRIVLINGSEDEVSFADYGPYVRSEAAYRDLAAQRGIEPTVLHCRQTVRSGRDAASELVARVPDATAVIIVDEAAAAGLVAELDRLRRPVPSDISVMSI